The genomic stretch AGGATGGGATCAACCCTAGGGGACAGACCCCGGGTGGGCACTGGGGTGGGATCAACCCTACGGGAGGGCACTGGGATGGGCCCCATGGAGGGCACCGGGGCTGGCAGGACACCAGGGTGGGCTGGTGGCACCGACCCCAGGGCACTGGGGTGGGCTCGCTGGTGACCCTcgccctgtccccccccccagggagACGCGGGAGTTCGCCCACGGGACCGAGTGCTTCGAGTGCCACCCCGAGTGCGAGCTCATCGAGGGTGGCATCACCTGCAACGGCTCGGTACGGCTGCGCCCGGGGACCTGCGGCGGGGGCGTCCCTGAGGGTCCCCGATGCTTtctcaccccccacccccccccaccccgcagGGTGCCGACACCTGCACCCGCTGCGCCCACTACCGGGATGGGCCCCACTGCGTGGAGAGCTGCCCCGAGGGCATCCTGGGCGAGCGTGGCCCCATCTACAAGTACCCGGACGCCAGCCGCGAGTGCCGGCCCTGCCACGAGAACTGCACCCGGGGGTGCGtgggggcccgggggggctggtggaggggggggggctttgggggcaCGCGCGTCTCATCCTCGCTCTGCCCCCGCAGGTGCCTGGGGCCGCTGCTGCGGGACTGCCTGGGGGACgccctgcccagctccaggtacggggggggtttgggggggttGGGAGGGCTTGGGGGGGCCCTGGGGTCGTGGTGCCGTGCGGTGCTGTGCCGCACCAAGCACGCGGAGCTGTGTGGCTGCTTTGTGCCACGCCGTGCTGTGCTGCGCTGTGCCATGTCACACccagctgtgccatgccatgctgtgccatgtcacactgagctgtgctgtgccgtgTCACACccagctgtgcc from Oxyura jamaicensis isolate SHBP4307 breed ruddy duck unplaced genomic scaffold, BPBGC_Ojam_1.0 oxyUn_random_OJ70601, whole genome shotgun sequence encodes the following:
- the LOC118159478 gene encoding receptor tyrosine-protein kinase erbB-3-like, translating into MKNENVTSLGLRSLREVSAGRVYITENRRLCYLHTVHWAALSRRRADLDIKNNKPRSKCQQEGKVCDPLCSADGCWGPGPEQCLSCQHYSRRGVCVASCHFTQGETREFAHGTECFECHPECELIEGGITCNGSGADTCTRCAHYRDGPHCVESCPEGILGERGPIYKYPDASRECRPCHENCTRGCLGPLLRDCLGDALPSSRYGGGLGGLGGLGGALGS